A single window of Leptolyngbya ohadii IS1 DNA harbors:
- a CDS encoding glycoside hydrolase family 31 protein — protein MPEIFGQLPVIEPAWTELQPIQSVEKHDRSVHLTCGNAVYIISVLADNLLRVRLSSSGECLPRRSWSVAEDDDAFAVVPFEVEETHERIHIKTSQIRVEVDCQTGQITCFDRENRPFAQDMKPIAWRESGIASWKRIEAEEHFYGFGERTGFLDQRSRAYTNWTVDSLDYHALTDEMYQAIPFFIALRPQLAYGLFLNSTFWSRFDIGAAQSGIWQMEARSPELDYYIIYGPTPAQILSTYTALTGRMTLPPKWAIGYHQCRWSYASEGEVRELSQTFRDKQIPCDVIHLDIDYMHDYRVFTWHPDRFPDPKQLLGDLKQNGFKTVTIVDPGVKLEYQGNYDVFNDGLKKECFVRTRDGNLFQGYVWPDRAVFPDFMRSEVRQWWSSWHKELTEAGVAGIWNDMNEPAMNDRPFGDPGVKIWFPLDTHQGGEENSTHAETHNLYGMMMARAACEAMQQFRPNERSFILTRSGYAGIQQYSAVWTGDNHSRWEYLEMSLPMLLNLGLSGVAFVGADIGGFAGNATGELFARWIQMGMLYPLMRAHSILKSMRHEPWVFGDRVEQICRQYIELRYQLLPYFYTLFWQAATTGAPILRSLLYEFPDDPQTYKLADQAMLGAAILAAPIDRPGQTCRAVYLPEGTWFDWWTGKSYEGSTHILADAPLETMPLFVRAGSIIPMMPAMQYVDESPLTELRLKVWQGTGEFTLYEDDGQSFAYQQGDCATTTYHVYPEGDRTIVQIQPRQGQWQPHPRRVIVELVGVGEQSFEDDGSERRLVF, from the coding sequence ATGCCAGAAATCTTCGGACAACTCCCTGTCATCGAACCCGCCTGGACAGAACTTCAGCCAATCCAGTCTGTCGAGAAGCACGATCGCAGCGTTCATCTCACCTGCGGCAATGCGGTCTATATCATCAGCGTTTTAGCCGATAACCTGCTTCGGGTGCGTTTGTCGTCCAGTGGAGAGTGTTTGCCGCGTCGATCGTGGTCAGTGGCTGAGGATGATGATGCCTTTGCCGTCGTGCCGTTTGAGGTCGAGGAGACTCACGAGCGCATCCACATCAAAACCAGCCAGATTCGCGTAGAAGTCGATTGTCAAACCGGGCAAATTACCTGTTTCGATCGGGAAAACCGTCCCTTTGCTCAGGATATGAAGCCGATCGCCTGGCGAGAAAGCGGCATTGCGAGCTGGAAACGAATTGAGGCTGAGGAGCATTTCTACGGCTTTGGCGAACGCACCGGATTTCTAGATCAGCGATCGCGAGCCTATACTAACTGGACGGTAGACAGCCTGGACTACCATGCCCTGACCGACGAGATGTACCAGGCAATCCCCTTCTTTATTGCCCTGCGTCCCCAGCTTGCCTACGGACTGTTCCTCAATTCCACTTTCTGGAGTCGGTTTGACATTGGCGCAGCCCAGTCCGGCATATGGCAAATGGAAGCCCGCAGCCCCGAACTCGACTACTACATTATTTACGGTCCCACCCCGGCGCAAATTCTTAGCACCTATACGGCTCTGACAGGGAGAATGACCCTGCCTCCCAAATGGGCGATCGGCTATCACCAATGTCGCTGGAGCTATGCCAGTGAAGGCGAAGTGCGGGAACTCAGCCAGACCTTCCGCGACAAGCAAATTCCCTGCGATGTGATCCACCTGGACATCGACTATATGCACGACTACCGGGTGTTTACCTGGCATCCCGATCGCTTTCCTGACCCGAAGCAGCTTTTGGGCGACCTGAAGCAGAACGGCTTTAAGACAGTGACGATCGTTGATCCGGGCGTCAAGCTGGAGTATCAGGGCAACTATGACGTATTCAACGATGGTTTAAAGAAAGAGTGCTTTGTCCGTACCCGCGACGGCAACCTGTTCCAGGGCTATGTGTGGCCTGATCGCGCTGTGTTTCCCGACTTCATGCGATCGGAGGTGCGGCAGTGGTGGTCGAGCTGGCACAAAGAACTGACCGAGGCAGGGGTAGCGGGCATCTGGAACGACATGAACGAACCCGCGATGAACGATCGTCCCTTTGGCGATCCGGGGGTGAAAATCTGGTTTCCGCTGGATACCCACCAGGGAGGGGAGGAAAATTCCACCCACGCCGAAACCCACAATCTCTACGGCATGATGATGGCTCGCGCCGCCTGTGAAGCAATGCAGCAGTTTCGACCGAATGAGCGATCGTTTATTTTGACGCGGTCGGGCTATGCCGGAATTCAGCAATATTCAGCCGTCTGGACAGGCGACAATCACTCCCGCTGGGAATACCTGGAAATGTCGCTGCCGATGCTGCTGAATCTGGGGCTTTCCGGCGTAGCGTTTGTCGGAGCAGATATCGGTGGATTTGCCGGAAACGCAACGGGTGAACTCTTTGCCCGCTGGATACAGATGGGAATGCTTTATCCGCTCATGCGTGCCCATTCCATCCTCAAGAGTATGCGCCATGAGCCCTGGGTATTTGGCGATCGGGTCGAGCAGATCTGCCGTCAGTACATCGAACTGCGCTATCAGCTTTTGCCCTATTTCTACACGCTGTTCTGGCAGGCGGCAACCACAGGCGCACCGATTCTACGTTCCCTGCTCTACGAATTTCCGGACGATCCGCAGACCTACAAATTGGCAGACCAGGCAATGCTGGGTGCCGCGATTCTGGCAGCCCCGATCGATCGTCCAGGGCAAACCTGCCGTGCCGTTTATCTGCCGGAGGGAACCTGGTTCGACTGGTGGACAGGCAAATCCTACGAGGGCAGCACTCACATCCTCGCCGATGCCCCCCTGGAAACAATGCCGCTGTTTGTCCGCGCCGGATCGATCATTCCGATGATGCCCGCAATGCAATACGTTGACGAATCCCCCCTGACCGAGCTGCGGCTGAAAGTCTGGCAGGGCACCGGCGAATTTACCCTCTACGAAGACGACGGACAGAGCTTCGCCTATCAGCAGGGCGACTGTGCAACAACGACTTATCATGTTTATCCCGAAGGCGATCGAACGATCGTCCAAATTCAGCCCAGACAGGGACAATGGCAACCCCACCCCCGCCGCGTAATCGTGGAATTAGTCGGAGTCGGCGAACAATCTTTTGAGGATGACGGCAGCGAACGACGTTTAGTGTTCTAG
- a CDS encoding NF038132 family protein — translation MKLKSKLGIAAVVAVSTLTAATEGQAISLTGWTGVGNFGTATPNGVVTLPPGNTDGQYGFVSTDGGVTGAGRLPGVVGTNGSRVTSPLFAASAGDSLKFFFNYVTSDGTGDFTDYAWAQLLDAADNPVALLFTGRTTPDGNTSPGFGLPVPVATLLPAATPIIPGGPVWSALGGSSGACFEGPANGCGYTGWIEASYNILAAGNYRLQFGVTNVGDTLFESGLAFDGATIAGNPITPNPIPTPAMLPGLVGMAMGVWRKRKNQASAVVDEA, via the coding sequence ATGAAACTGAAAAGTAAACTAGGTATCGCTGCTGTTGTAGCCGTTAGCACACTGACCGCTGCTACTGAAGGTCAGGCAATCTCGCTGACAGGCTGGACGGGTGTAGGTAACTTCGGTACCGCAACACCTAACGGGGTTGTCACGCTTCCCCCTGGTAATACCGATGGTCAATACGGCTTTGTATCTACTGATGGAGGTGTTACTGGTGCAGGTCGATTGCCTGGTGTAGTTGGTACGAATGGCTCTAGGGTAACGTCGCCTTTGTTTGCTGCAAGTGCGGGCGATAGTCTGAAGTTTTTCTTCAACTACGTGACATCTGACGGGACAGGTGATTTTACTGATTATGCATGGGCACAACTTCTGGATGCTGCTGATAATCCGGTTGCTCTCCTGTTCACGGGTCGCACAACTCCCGATGGCAATACATCGCCAGGGTTCGGGCTACCCGTCCCAGTTGCTACCCTGCTTCCTGCCGCAACTCCGATTATTCCCGGTGGTCCTGTCTGGTCTGCACTGGGAGGCAGTTCTGGAGCCTGCTTTGAGGGTCCTGCTAATGGCTGTGGATACACTGGCTGGATTGAGGCATCCTACAATATTCTGGCTGCTGGCAACTACAGGCTACAGTTTGGGGTAACTAACGTTGGCGACACACTTTTTGAATCAGGCTTGGCATTTGATGGGGCAACGATCGCAGGAAATCCCATTACGCCGAATCCTATTCCTACTCCTGCAATGCTGCCCGGTTTAGTTGGAATGGCAATGGGCGTATGGCGTAAGCGTAAGAATCAGGCTTCAGCAGTAGTTGACGAAGCTTAA
- a CDS encoding branched-chain amino acid ABC transporter permease: MDSEFLQLLVNGIAVGSIIALAAVGLTLTYGILRLANFAHGDIMTLGAYLTLVFNLSGMNIWLSILLGAGLTIAVALLTEKLLWSPMRSKRASSTTLIIISIGLALFLRNGIILIWGGANQSYNLPVVSALDFFGLRIAQNRLLVVGLTILVILGLHYLLQKTKTGKAMRAVADNVDLARVSGINVDQVVIWTWVIAAGLTAIGGGMYGLVTAVRPNMGWFLILPMFASVILGGIGNPYGAIAGAMVIGIAQEVSTYWLPAEYKLGVALLLMIVVLLIRPQGIFRGTM; encoded by the coding sequence ATGGACTCCGAATTCCTCCAACTCCTCGTCAATGGGATCGCAGTCGGCAGCATCATTGCTCTGGCAGCGGTCGGTCTAACCCTCACCTACGGCATTCTGCGGCTGGCAAACTTTGCCCACGGCGACATCATGACCCTGGGTGCATACCTAACCCTGGTGTTTAACCTCAGCGGCATGAATATTTGGCTGTCCATTCTGCTGGGAGCCGGACTGACGATCGCCGTCGCACTCCTGACTGAAAAGCTGCTCTGGTCGCCCATGCGATCGAAACGCGCCAGTTCTACCACGCTGATCATTATTTCGATCGGGCTTGCTCTGTTTTTGCGAAACGGCATTATTTTGATCTGGGGCGGCGCTAACCAGAGCTATAATCTGCCCGTTGTCTCTGCCCTCGATTTTTTTGGGCTGCGGATTGCTCAGAATCGCCTGTTAGTAGTGGGACTCACGATTCTTGTAATTCTGGGACTGCATTACCTGCTGCAAAAAACAAAGACGGGCAAGGCAATGCGGGCTGTAGCGGATAACGTCGATCTGGCAAGGGTATCCGGAATTAACGTCGATCAGGTCGTCATCTGGACTTGGGTCATTGCGGCAGGCTTAACGGCGATCGGGGGTGGAATGTATGGATTAGTCACCGCCGTCCGTCCGAACATGGGCTGGTTTTTGATTCTGCCGATGTTTGCCTCTGTAATTCTGGGCGGTATTGGCAACCCCTATGGGGCGATCGCGGGAGCGATGGTGATTGGCATTGCTCAGGAAGTTTCAACCTACTGGCTTCCCGCAGAGTACAAGCTGGGCGTTGCCCTTCTGCTGATGATTGTGGTTCTGCTAATTCGTCCCCAGGGCATCTTCCGAGGCACCATGTAG
- a CDS encoding DUF4347 domain-containing protein: MTETRSTLIVVDPTVANYGTLLQGLDAAAEVVLLDPNQDGIVQITQLLASRRDLASLQILSHGSEGSLQLGSAQLNGATLAQYGGMLQQWSVSFRPGADLLLWGCNVAAGDAGQSLLEQISQLTQMDVAGSTNLTGSAALGGDWTLEAATGEITTPIAFSSSVLESYDGKLATFNVDSSFGLAQAITDANALPGDDVINIMNSFDITGVLPDIASNILFAGNNRTLRGNGNRGLTIAGGTVQIEDLTISGGIARGTNATTAGQTGGLGQGGALWIKGGNVTLVRVGLQNNNATGGQGGNTPGGTGGQGGDGRGGAISIEGGNLRLSSVTFSSNSVSGGSGGTGAVLGAAGTGIASALFINSGATVITEGDPAYNGGTVVGTTVKVDVPTATIAPASGALLTAADQVAYTVTFSSPVTGVDVTDFQLFGTLPGAAIVPTITSNAAGTTYTVSLTTGTALTGTLGLLLQDNDSITSTVSTAIGTVAVPLGGTGSGNGNTSGAEYTVDRTPPTVLSISRMPGAPALTAASSVTYRVVFSTGVSGVSIEDFLPGGGGIAGATVTGVNSISPDTYTVTVNTGTGNGPLGLNLADDDSIQNSLGVRLGGTGVGNGNFAAGQTYQIDKTPPTVSGITTSTVNATNADNVDFTVSFSQPVSEVDAADFALATTGGISNAQITGVSVVDPANPTVYRVTVNTGTGDGSVGLNLIDNDSIRNTLGVALGDTGVGNGNAVGQSYTIIKSAPIVSAITPINPSPTAAATVNYTVTFSQDVLGVDASSFVLQGIADAQILGVTGSGKTYNVSASTGSGSGNLQLNLIDTDLIRNSIGVPLGGVGAGNGNFVGGAYGVNKVPPRVASITRLETNPVNAATVNFAVIFNDAVSRVDATDFSLATTGVGGANIASVTRVNDSFYTVAVNTGGGDGTIGLNLVDNDSIVNTLGVPLGAAGAGNGNFIGEVYSIDRTSPGGTILPVTPQTRREPVNAITLQFNEAIAGLDIGDLRLTRDGNPVNLSRATLTSPDGITWTLGNLRKLTNQQGDYRLSLTAGDTGITDLAGNPLRANVVEQWSNLVTVKVCDPGVVRRGTRDADTLVGTEDSDRLSGRGGNDTLIGLDCDDRLDGGKDNDRLDGGLGDDVLLGGTGNDTLIGGNGQDILTGGPGADRMVFAGNSEAAALATSLATAPDRIRKFDATKGDRFVLDFDGNGRTTNRPRGLFNAGRVRGRTLEQAARNAYGDKNQRSAGQDLGTKEAVFFNWRGSTYLSVNDTVKGYGASRDLVVDVTGIRFSAGDAGAGVLTVNRYFV; this comes from the coding sequence ATGACTGAAACTCGCTCGACGCTAATTGTTGTTGATCCCACCGTTGCTAACTACGGCACCCTGCTGCAAGGGTTGGATGCTGCTGCTGAGGTGGTTCTCCTCGATCCCAATCAGGATGGCATTGTTCAAATCACGCAGCTTTTAGCATCGCGGCGGGATCTGGCAAGCCTGCAAATCCTGTCCCACGGCAGCGAAGGCAGTTTACAGCTTGGGTCGGCACAGCTTAACGGGGCAACCCTGGCTCAGTATGGCGGAATGCTCCAGCAGTGGTCGGTGTCCTTCCGTCCGGGGGCAGATCTGCTGCTGTGGGGCTGCAATGTGGCGGCAGGGGATGCGGGACAATCGCTCCTGGAGCAAATCAGCCAGCTCACCCAGATGGATGTTGCCGGATCAACAAATCTGACGGGTAGCGCAGCCTTGGGGGGCGACTGGACACTGGAAGCGGCAACTGGGGAAATTACGACGCCGATCGCCTTTTCCTCCTCGGTGCTGGAAAGCTATGACGGGAAGCTTGCCACCTTTAACGTCGATAGTTCGTTCGGTTTGGCGCAGGCAATCACCGATGCGAATGCGCTGCCGGGTGATGATGTCATCAACATCATGAACAGCTTTGATATCACAGGTGTTCTGCCGGATATCGCCTCCAATATTCTCTTTGCCGGAAACAATCGCACCCTCCGGGGAAATGGAAACCGGGGCTTGACGATTGCGGGCGGCACCGTTCAAATCGAGGATCTAACGATCAGCGGGGGGATTGCCAGGGGCACAAATGCGACTACTGCCGGACAAACGGGAGGATTGGGGCAGGGCGGTGCTCTCTGGATTAAGGGCGGCAATGTCACCCTCGTTCGGGTCGGGCTGCAAAACAATAATGCGACTGGCGGACAGGGGGGCAATACACCGGGCGGCACGGGTGGACAGGGCGGAGATGGACGGGGTGGAGCCATTTCGATTGAGGGAGGCAACCTGCGGTTGTCCAGTGTCACTTTTAGCAGCAACTCGGTGTCGGGCGGCAGCGGTGGAACTGGAGCAGTTTTAGGTGCTGCCGGAACGGGAATTGCCAGTGCCCTGTTTATTAATTCTGGCGCAACAGTCATCACAGAAGGCGATCCGGCATATAACGGCGGTACGGTGGTAGGAACGACGGTGAAGGTCGATGTCCCCACGGCGACGATCGCTCCGGCTTCCGGTGCTTTACTCACGGCGGCGGATCAGGTGGCATACACCGTTACCTTTTCCAGTCCGGTTACAGGCGTCGATGTCACAGATTTTCAGCTTTTCGGTACTCTGCCCGGTGCGGCGATCGTCCCAACCATTACCAGCAATGCCGCCGGGACAACCTACACCGTCTCCCTGACGACTGGAACGGCACTCACCGGAACGCTCGGACTCCTGCTGCAAGACAACGACTCGATTACCAGCACGGTCTCTACCGCGATCGGCACTGTTGCGGTGCCCTTAGGCGGTACGGGGAGCGGTAACGGCAATACCTCTGGGGCGGAATATACGGTTGATCGCACTCCACCGACAGTTTTGTCGATTAGCCGGATGCCCGGTGCCCCTGCTCTGACGGCTGCCAGCAGCGTTACTTACCGCGTCGTTTTCTCAACGGGGGTGAGCGGTGTCTCGATCGAGGATTTTCTGCCGGGGGGAGGGGGGATCGCGGGCGCAACCGTGACCGGCGTCAATTCCATCAGTCCAGACACCTATACGGTTACGGTGAATACGGGCACAGGCAATGGACCGCTGGGCTTGAACCTGGCGGACGATGATTCAATTCAGAATTCCCTGGGAGTGCGGTTGGGCGGCACGGGGGTCGGCAATGGCAATTTCGCCGCCGGACAGACTTACCAGATCGATAAAACGCCGCCCACTGTCTCTGGAATTACTACAAGCACCGTTAACGCAACCAACGCCGATAATGTTGACTTTACGGTGAGCTTTAGCCAGCCCGTTTCCGAAGTGGATGCGGCGGATTTTGCCCTGGCAACGACAGGCGGCATTAGCAATGCTCAGATCACGGGGGTCAGCGTTGTTGATCCGGCGAATCCCACGGTCTACCGAGTTACGGTCAACACGGGAACGGGAGATGGCAGCGTCGGGCTGAACCTGATCGACAATGATTCCATCCGCAACACGCTGGGCGTGGCACTGGGCGATACGGGTGTCGGCAATGGTAATGCTGTGGGGCAGAGCTACACGATTATCAAAAGTGCGCCGATCGTCTCTGCGATTACGCCGATCAATCCCAGTCCTACGGCGGCGGCAACGGTCAACTATACAGTTACCTTCAGTCAGGATGTGCTGGGGGTTGATGCCAGCAGTTTTGTCCTTCAGGGGATCGCGGACGCCCAAATCCTGGGAGTGACGGGCAGCGGTAAGACCTACAACGTGAGCGCCAGTACGGGCAGCGGTAGCGGCAACTTGCAGCTAAACCTGATCGACACCGATCTGATTCGCAACAGCATTGGTGTTCCGCTGGGGGGTGTGGGCGCGGGCAACGGTAACTTTGTCGGCGGAGCCTATGGGGTGAATAAGGTGCCACCCCGCGTTGCTTCGATTACCCGACTGGAGACGAATCCAGTGAATGCCGCCACGGTTAATTTTGCGGTCATCTTCAACGATGCGGTTTCCAGGGTAGATGCCACCGACTTCAGCCTTGCCACAACGGGCGTGGGCGGAGCTAATATTGCCTCCGTAACGCGGGTCAACGACAGCTTCTATACCGTAGCGGTGAACACGGGCGGCGGCGACGGCACGATCGGCTTAAACCTCGTTGATAACGACTCGATCGTCAATACGCTGGGGGTTCCCCTGGGAGCTGCTGGAGCCGGAAACGGCAACTTCATCGGGGAGGTTTACAGCATCGATCGCACCTCGCCCGGTGGCACAATTCTGCCCGTTACACCCCAAACTCGGCGGGAACCTGTTAACGCAATCACGCTCCAGTTCAATGAAGCGATCGCGGGGCTGGACATTGGGGATCTGCGGCTAACGCGGGACGGCAATCCGGTGAACCTCTCCAGAGCCACCCTCACCAGTCCCGACGGTATCACCTGGACGCTGGGCAATCTGCGAAAGCTGACCAATCAGCAGGGCGACTATCGGCTGAGCCTCACCGCAGGGGATACGGGCATCACGGATCTGGCGGGCAATCCCCTGAGAGCCAACGTGGTGGAGCAATGGTCAAACCTGGTGACGGTCAAGGTCTGCGATCCCGGTGTGGTACGGCGCGGCACTCGTGATGCTGATACGTTAGTGGGAACGGAGGATAGCGATCGCCTTAGCGGGCGGGGCGGCAATGATACCCTAATTGGCTTGGATTGCGACGATCGGCTGGATGGCGGCAAAGATAACGATCGGCTGGATGGCGGCTTGGGCGACGATGTTCTGCTGGGCGGCACGGGCAATGATACTTTGATCGGCGGCAATGGACAGGACATTCTCACGGGGGGACCTGGAGCCGATCGCATGGTCTTTGCAGGCAACAGTGAAGCGGCGGCGCTGGCAACTTCTCTGGCAACTGCCCCCGATCGCATCCGCAAGTTTGATGCCACTAAGGGCGATCGGTTTGTGCTGGACTTTGATGGCAACGGTCGAACCACCAACCGTCCCAGAGGATTGTTTAATGCCGGACGAGTTCGAGGACGCACCCTGGAACAAGCCGCCCGAAATGCCTATGGGGACAAAAACCAGCGCAGTGCGGGACAGGATCTGGGGACAAAGGAGGCTGTCTTCTTTAACTGGCGCGGTAGCACCTATCTGTCAGTCAATGATACGGTCAAGGGCTACGGTGCAAGCCGAGATTTGGTCGTGGATGTCACGGGGATCAGGTTTAGTGCGGGCGATGCGGGCGCGGGTGTTCTGACTGTGAACCGCTATTTTGTCTAG
- the purE gene encoding 5-(carboxyamino)imidazole ribonucleotide mutase: MTSPLVGIIMGSDSDLPTMKGAIEACEEFQIPYEVGIVSAHRTPERMVEYAQTAHDRGLKVIIAGAGGAAHLPGMVASFTPLPVIGVPVVTRTLSGVDSLYSIVQMPAGIPVATVAIGNARNAGLLAVQILASHDSDLLQRVQAYRQSLKDMVMGKQAKLEQEGYRRYLEEM, translated from the coding sequence ATGACTTCTCCGCTAGTCGGCATCATTATGGGCAGCGACTCCGACCTTCCAACCATGAAAGGCGCGATCGAAGCCTGCGAAGAATTCCAGATTCCCTACGAGGTGGGAATTGTCTCGGCACACCGAACTCCTGAACGGATGGTGGAATATGCCCAGACTGCCCACGATCGCGGCTTAAAAGTTATTATTGCCGGAGCCGGAGGAGCTGCCCACCTGCCCGGAATGGTTGCCTCCTTCACGCCCCTTCCCGTGATTGGCGTTCCCGTCGTGACCCGGACGCTTAGCGGCGTGGATTCCCTTTACTCGATCGTGCAAATGCCCGCCGGGATTCCCGTTGCAACTGTGGCGATCGGCAATGCAAGAAATGCGGGACTCTTAGCCGTTCAAATTCTCGCCTCCCACGATTCAGATCTGCTGCAACGGGTGCAGGCGTATCGGCAAAGCCTCAAGGATATGGTGATGGGCAAGCAGGCGAAGCTAGAGCAGGAGGGATATCGGCGGTATTTGGAGGAAATGTAG
- the psaX gene encoding photosystem I protein PsaX gives MTTTKTGKPGYPFRTLWAIILLAGNFLVAAFYFGILK, from the coding sequence ATGACCACAACGAAGACTGGTAAGCCGGGCTATCCCTTCCGTACTCTGTGGGCGATCATTCTGCTGGCAGGAAACTTTCTAGTAGCTGCTTTCTATTTCGGCATCCTGAAGTAG
- a CDS encoding TetR/AcrR family transcriptional regulator, giving the protein MGTKIDRMKTHDRLIEAAIEVMSAKGIAGATTREIASVAGVSEVTLFRHFQNKEQLLEAVSQRITALQIEALTNQDEWTFDLRRDLHHFAQLFDQTLEQHEALVRMFIGEAQRHPDEAMGVFQRAALEKREKLVVYLQQGIDRGQVRSDVDLPIAVDLFTGMLLAGMLRRHAAPIPRGYNRDRYLAECVDVFVRGIAASEGTT; this is encoded by the coding sequence ATGGGCACGAAAATTGATCGGATGAAAACACACGATCGATTGATTGAGGCAGCGATCGAGGTGATGTCGGCAAAGGGCATTGCGGGGGCGACGACCCGTGAGATTGCCAGTGTAGCGGGCGTAAGTGAGGTCACGCTGTTTCGGCATTTCCAAAACAAAGAGCAGCTTTTAGAGGCAGTTTCACAGCGGATTACGGCACTCCAGATCGAGGCTTTGACCAATCAAGACGAGTGGACGTTCGATTTGCGGCGCGATTTGCACCACTTTGCCCAGCTTTTTGACCAGACGCTAGAACAGCATGAGGCATTGGTGCGGATGTTTATTGGCGAGGCACAGCGTCACCCCGATGAGGCAATGGGCGTCTTTCAGCGGGCGGCACTGGAGAAACGGGAAAAGCTAGTGGTGTATTTGCAGCAGGGCATCGATCGCGGGCAGGTTCGCTCTGATGTCGATTTGCCGATCGCTGTTGATCTGTTTACCGGAATGCTGCTGGCGGGAATGCTGCGTCGTCATGCGGCTCCGATTCCTAGAGGCTACAACCGCGATCGGTATCTGGCAGAGTGCGTGGATGTGTTTGTGCGCGGAATTGCAGCTTCCGAAGGGACGACTTGA
- a CDS encoding HPP family protein, which translates to MRNFPTRSRLGFINALQGRQSSRRNRRSGDRFREINRFREIRISLSSQFAILGTKLGGSSRYQPQFSYQQTLFSWLGSFLGIAVLAYLTIQTNYPLIAAPFGATAVLVYAVPESPLAQPRNVICGNLIGAIVCVTCVALFGSQPWVMALAVATAIKLMQLTRSLHPPGGAVALVGVMSHADWHFILTPVLLGSLVMIVCTIAYNNLICRKPYPKHWF; encoded by the coding sequence ATGAGGAACTTTCCCACCCGATCGCGGCTTGGCTTTATCAATGCTCTTCAAGGCAGGCAATCTTCTCGGCGCAATCGACGATCGGGCGATCGATTTAGAGAAATCAATCGATTTAGAGAAATCAGAATTTCTTTGAGCAGTCAGTTTGCAATATTGGGCACTAAATTGGGCGGCAGTTCTCGCTATCAGCCGCAGTTTTCCTATCAGCAAACCCTATTCTCCTGGCTGGGCAGTTTTCTAGGAATTGCAGTGCTGGCATACCTGACAATACAGACCAATTATCCCCTGATTGCCGCCCCCTTTGGCGCAACGGCGGTTCTCGTGTATGCCGTTCCCGAAAGTCCCTTAGCACAGCCCCGCAACGTTATTTGTGGAAATCTGATTGGGGCGATCGTTTGCGTTACCTGTGTTGCCCTGTTTGGCTCTCAGCCCTGGGTGATGGCACTTGCTGTTGCCACCGCGATTAAACTCATGCAGCTTACCCGCAGTCTACACCCCCCTGGAGGAGCCGTTGCCCTAGTTGGAGTCATGAGTCACGCAGACTGGCATTTTATTCTGACTCCCGTGCTGCTCGGCTCCCTGGTGATGATAGTTTGCACGATCGCCTATAACAATTTGATTTGCCGCAAACCCTATCCGAAGCACTGGTTTTAG
- the bchM gene encoding magnesium protoporphyrin IX methyltransferase, with protein sequence MTATDDKTIVREYFNATGFDRWRRIYGDGEVNKVQLDIRQGHQRTVDTVLDWLRSDGNTEGMTICDAGCGVGSLSIPMAEMGAKVFASDISEKMVGEAKERAQATLGQSENPVFTVQDLESLSGSYHTVICLDVLIHYPQDKAMDMITHLSQLAESRVLISFAPKTVFYDVLKKIGELFPGPSKTTRAYLHREADIVKALEANGWTIKRNAMTKTRFYFSRLLEAVK encoded by the coding sequence ATGACGGCAACAGACGATAAGACGATCGTAAGAGAATACTTTAACGCCACCGGATTCGATCGCTGGCGGCGGATCTATGGCGATGGAGAAGTCAACAAAGTTCAGCTTGATATTCGTCAGGGACACCAGCGCACGGTGGATACAGTTCTGGACTGGCTGCGATCGGACGGCAACACAGAAGGCATGACCATCTGCGATGCGGGCTGCGGTGTGGGCAGTCTCAGCATTCCGATGGCGGAAATGGGCGCAAAGGTCTTTGCCAGCGATATCTCGGAAAAGATGGTGGGCGAGGCAAAGGAGCGGGCGCAGGCGACTCTGGGACAGTCCGAAAATCCCGTCTTCACCGTGCAAGATCTGGAAAGTTTGAGCGGCAGCTACCATACGGTCATCTGTCTGGATGTGCTGATCCACTATCCGCAGGACAAAGCGATGGACATGATCACCCACCTGAGCCAGCTCGCAGAGTCCCGAGTGCTGATCAGCTTCGCCCCCAAAACGGTTTTCTATGACGTGCTGAAGAAAATCGGCGAACTCTTCCCCGGACCCAGCAAAACAACTCGCGCCTACCTGCATCGGGAAGCAGACATCGTGAAGGCACTGGAGGCAAACGGCTGGACGATCAAGCGCAACGCCATGACCAAGACCCGCTTCTATTTCTCGCGCCTCCTAGAAGCCGTGAAGTAA